The nucleotide window tatgtaattaggtagtttttccaatatttaattgggcaaattacagaaatcacatacttttaaggcaaaattacaatttatcccttaaaagtttataattacagaaatccctcaaacggatacaataatataagcaatGATACATTAATCTAATGCACGAGATActttaatcgttaagtaagatacattacattttatacatgatacactaatctgatgtacattttatacatgatacactaatctgatgcgcgagatacactaatctgatgcacgaaaatgagggattttggagatttgtaaaacttatatgaaataatggtaataagtaaaccaAAAGTGGGATTTCTGTaaattttcctatttattttgtattggactatattttgtgaaaaaaatccaaaatactTTTCGAACCTATTTCTATCATAAAAATATTGGCACGCGGTTAAGAATGAAGGGTTTGGCATGACCAGTACCAATCTATTTAAGCACCCAAAAAATTACACGAAAGAGGACATGACCTTGACTTTGTCATCTTGTTTTATCgtaaagtattatatatatatatattgatttagtatcaattaaacGAAATTATCggccttaatgataccaatacaatatatgatactgatttaatATCAGTTAAGCGAGAATTATCAAAATGAGAGTATGTGTTGTAATTTTTATTGAGAGAATTGgtatttcatgaatttctttGAGTTTGGGTATACTTGTAATTTTTGGATTTTATGGCTCATTAATgtagttttttcaaaataaaaaataaaaaatccctCTATCCGACAATTGTCCACTAGACTTGGCACACCCCAGGGGTGGAGCCAGCATGAACCCCCTTTGgcagaaaatattactattaatacatggttaaagttattttttatgtatatatagtaaatgACCTTTCAATTAGTTCATGTGTTTagttcttcagattttgaaccctcATATTAAAAATTCTAACTTCGTCACTATACACCCCTTAagatacaataaataatagggataatattactatattattctttaactttattaaatttaatgctttaAGAAATGTGCTAGATGATAAATTGTACTTAATAGCcagggtaaaatagacacaaaaactaaattatctcttgattttatatatttgacaAGTATTGctggacaaatatttttatcatagtGAACAACGATtgttggacggagggagtattaaaaaatatatttggagGAGACTAAAGCCTATAtaagtttcatttaattctaatcCGTAGGAAACACTTGCCATTTGCCTCTCCCCCCAGAAATCTCGTTCGCCACTCTCCCTGATCTCGTACGGCACTCTCTCTCGCCTGtctcacttttatacaaacacaaatgtataaattgtgtttttgtttgtataatgcgagagaaaactgtatatacaaatacatatattttcgtcttatacacttataattatacaaatacagatcttccccTACCAgttctctttttcctttctcNTGGACAAATAGTTTTAGCATAGTGGACAACGATTGTTGGACggagtattaaaaaatatatttggagGAGACTAAAGCCTAGAtaagtttcatttaattctaatcCGTAGGAAACACTTGCCATTTGCCTCTCTCCCCAGAAATCTCATTCGCCACTCTCCCTAATCTCGTACGGCagtctctctcgcctctctcacttttatacaaacacaaatgtataaattgtgtttgtgtttgtataatgcgagagaaaattgtatctacaaatacaaatgttttcgtcttatacacttacaattatacaaatacagatcttcccctaccagttctcttttgcctttctctttttctcgctttatacaaacacaaattatacaaagcgagagagagagagagagagagagagatttgatatacaagtgttttatttcaattcagttgtatacaaattcaaattttatgcagatatacaaacacaatcattgatacatatcatagtagttacatatatacaattatctaattgatatatatatatacaatcgctgcgcttttatacaaacgaaTGTCTGTCtgcaatttatacaaatctgatgctccatagcaagcataaaatttgttatggagcgcaattatacaaactatagctataactaGGGCTGTACATGGCCAGGTTGGTTCAgttttttcaaataccaaaccaaaccatttgtgtcggatttttaaatttataaaccaaaccaaaccaataaaactcgggttttttcagattttttggttttttggtttgttgCGAGTTTTTCtgataaagtattcatacaaacatataatttactagtacttcaaatatttctttagtcctaccaaaatacaactatttaagatgtttcttaaaaatataacacaatatgatatgattaatgacactaaaatatccaacaaaaataataataatgaaatcgcgcaaaacaaataatgcaaattaacaagtcataatgaaaattatcataatttaaaatcatgctaaaattaagtttaataagtattagttacatgactaaatattaaaggaaattaaaattagattatgtattttaattgtctaaaccaatgtaaaactaaagaacaaatattcaatattattgtcattcttagtgttgaattgattttagttttgcattagtattaatttgattttgatttaagttttattataattaccaacatctgtggactataatctttattggcccattcataattctaggtttcaaacttgaaataatatattaaaagaaaaaaactatgaaaaagtataagaaatatttaaaaattatatcaaagtaaatatttttatgtataaaataaatttttaaaattatatatataatgttgggttggtttggtttcgggttggttttttttagttaaaaccaacccaaccctaatatagtcgggttttttttccgggttgactcggtttgcggtttggttcggttttcggttcggttttgtacacccctagctataacatacaaatataaattttatgtttgttaaacctaaattttactctttaactATAGTTATATACCGTGCCTAATTAATATTAATGCGAAAGTTTTATATACCACAAGGAGTGGATGGAATGACGACGAGTTTTTTCTTTGAAAGGTCGACATTACGAAAAGTAGTTTCGATTTTCCTTTAATCCTAATTAAGTCTAGTAATAGTTGAATCGTCACAATTTGTTAGGCTAAAACAGTTCAAAGTATACTCTTAATATGATTCacccataataataataagagaaagaaaaaaaaaagcaagttATTTAATTTGTGAGTGCACAAGCAAACATAGGAGTGGTAATGAATTTCTAGGTACAAAAGTGATGCAAGTCCAGAGGTGGAGTAGAATAATTAGTGGAGAGTATTTTGGAAGCAACAATTgaattagcaaactcagtgtAGTGAACTCCATCCCAGCTGACATATGCACCACTTTCCTCGCACAGAGTACAACCACTTTGACGACAAGTTATGTTGGAATTATAGTTATAAGGCGGACCCCCATAACCACAACACACCATCAATGGATTTTGAATACCTAATAACACATGTCGGATTCggattcaaaaatattaatcaatatAAGTATGACACACGTAGAATGTTGAAATAAACAAAGTAAACTTACCATAAGTGCTAGAATTGGCGATGAGGTCGTACTTGATGGCATACATATCGACATACACAATGGTTGTGTCCTTCATTTGGAGCCTCAATTGTTCACAAAGAGCGCGCAATTGATGGTTAAATGCTTGTGCAGCTTCGTTCATAGACTTAACACATCCATGATCATCAACATCGTTCGAATTACTTGCATTTCTTGTGGCAATCTTTTGTGGCAAACAACCTAACGGTCCCGTGTTATGAATCCAGAAATTCTTCCCTCCATGTTTGTATATACCCTGCATTGATTTAATAGAAAAGGTCTTCAATCTGAGGGTAATTTTGAATTATAGTGGTTAAATTAGGTCATTGCCCAAGCTTTATAAGAAGTCTACTCATttcattaaccaccaatgtgagacttttgtcattcttttaaCACCTCACCACTACAAGAAATtaattacatggggatttttctgggaattagtatgaaaatttgcaggaaaataagtttcctgctaattttcatactaatccccatgtaattcagaatttttttgtagtgtgcacctcacgcccagtgcttagcatctggtgcagttgctctgataccatgttaaattaagTCTTAAGCCTAACTCAcacctcaaaagctagctcaaagggagaacgattgtccaagccttataagaagtccacccatctcatgaATCACtaatgtgagacttttgtcattctttaacatgATCAAATGATAAGGGGTATTGTTAAACTTCTTAGTTTTCTTGAAGAACTTAAGACACGTGAACTTCATCTATTTCATGTTGTCGCTCCGTTAATAACAAGGAAAAACATGACGTTTCGCTAACAAATGAACCAAGAGTGTAATATAGACAAAAATTGAGCAATTTCTAATGATATAGGGACAAATTTGgacttttataaaaagaagagaaaaaaagctCACCAGAATTGCATCTTGAATTTCTGATATGAAAGAAGGGATCTTTTCAATAACTTGAGAAGCTTGTGAAAGGTAAGTGAATGCACCAGCAAGATCATTTTGTCCTATGTCTATCATGTATATTGCCTTCTTCAAATCTACTTTATCAACCAACTCTTCCGAACCTTGTCAAAATTACGAGTCCAAAGTTAGGACGTTAATATCAGTCAAAAGTAACATATTGTTCAGATGATCACTCAACTAATAATTGGATTGTTAATTATTTCAAGGAATCACATACTCCCTCTATTCAATAATAGTTGTTCACTATTGACTTGTCATATCCTTTCAGAAACACTAAATAATAGgggtaatattactattttatcctttgactttattaaattaaatattttgaaaaatatgttagatgataaatattaCTACCTATGTCCACTTTTAGTtgtcatagtttccttttttagagtcaaacgataataactttgaccaacattttacgatgtattttttcatcatattgatattgatatggaaaaattgaaatttgtagTACTTTaattttcgtatagtttttgaatatctacattttttgtttgaaatatcgaattaatgtaatctaatttaactttgaaaattaattaaattgactttcgaaaagcacaacatgacaactaaaagtgcacaaggataaaatagacacaaaaggtAATTATCTTGATTTTCCAAACTGGACAGTATTATtggacaattatttttagta belongs to Solanum stenotomum isolate F172 chromosome 1, ASM1918654v1, whole genome shotgun sequence and includes:
- the LOC125841263 gene encoding GDSL esterase/lipase LIP-4-like isoform X1, which encodes MNMKMRSRTSCKFILLVCFWMCQLANVVVCECSKNMVIFNFGDSNSDTGGYPAAHGIRFGYPDGRAFFHQPSDRLCDGRLILDFLCENLNMSYLTPYLESVRPNFKNGVNFAIGGATILPKNVLFSLSTQVLQFVRFLQLQSKGSEELVDKVDLKKAIYMIDIGQNDLAGAFTYLSQASQVIEKIPSFISEIQDAILGIYKHGGKNFWIHNTGPLGCLPQKIATRNASNSNDVDDHGCVKSMNEAAQAFNHQLRALCEQLRLQMKDTTIVYVDMYAIKYDLIANSSTYGIQNPLMVCCGYGGPPYNYNSNITCRQSGCTLCEESGAYVSWDGVHYTEFANSIVASKILSTNYSTPPLDLHHFCT
- the LOC125841263 gene encoding GDSL esterase/lipase LIP-4-like isoform X2 encodes the protein MNMKMRSRTSCKFILLVCFWMCQLANVVVCECSKNMVIFNFGDSNSDTGGYPAAHGIRFGYPDGRAFFHQPSDRLCDGRLILDFLCENLNMSYLTPYLESVRPNFKNGVNFAIGGATILPKNVLFSLSTQVLQFVRFLQLQSKGSEELVDKVDLKKAIYMIDIGQNDLAGAFTYLSQASQVIEKIPSFISEIQDAILGIYKHGGKNFWIHNTGPLGCLPQKIATRNASNSNDVDDHGCVKSMNEAAQAFNHQLRALCEQLRLQMKDTTIVYVDMYAIKYSKSIDGVLWLWGSAL